Proteins co-encoded in one Meiothermus sp. genomic window:
- a CDS encoding carbohydrate ABC transporter permease — protein MLTIRQTRLAWLLVLPTLLVVAFVAGYPLAQVFYYSFHRADISFVEPTEFVGFKNYIFLLQDPDFRGALWNTLRFTVVSVFLETVLGLAIALVIHSNFRGRGIVRAAILIPWAIPTVVSAKMWQWMLNDIYGVINVILVNTGLVANKIAFLANPNTVLWAMVAVDVWKTTPFMALLLLAGLQLIPSDIYEAADIDGASKWQQFWTLTLPLLTPALVVALIFRTLDALRVFDVIFVMVGVNTATRSLAIYNRQTLIDFQDLGYGSAVSVAILVIIFIFVVLYMRVAGKGVRGED, from the coding sequence ATGCTCACAATTCGACAAACCCGCTTAGCCTGGCTGCTGGTACTGCCTACGCTCCTGGTGGTGGCGTTCGTGGCTGGCTACCCACTGGCTCAGGTCTTTTACTACTCGTTTCACCGGGCCGATATTTCGTTCGTGGAGCCGACCGAATTTGTGGGTTTCAAAAATTACATTTTTTTGCTGCAGGATCCCGACTTTAGAGGCGCACTTTGGAACACCTTGCGTTTTACGGTGGTCTCGGTTTTCCTCGAGACCGTTTTGGGACTGGCCATTGCCCTGGTGATTCACTCCAACTTCAGGGGCCGGGGTATCGTACGGGCGGCCATCCTGATTCCCTGGGCCATCCCCACGGTGGTCTCGGCCAAGATGTGGCAGTGGATGCTCAACGACATCTACGGGGTGATCAACGTCATCCTGGTAAATACCGGTTTGGTGGCCAACAAAATCGCCTTCCTGGCCAACCCCAATACCGTGCTGTGGGCCATGGTGGCGGTGGATGTGTGGAAGACCACACCCTTTATGGCCTTGCTGCTTTTGGCCGGGTTGCAACTGATTCCGTCCGACATCTACGAGGCCGCCGACATTGACGGGGCCAGCAAGTGGCAGCAGTTCTGGACGCTCACGCTCCCGCTGCTCACCCCGGCCCTGGTGGTGGCCCTTATTTTCCGCACCCTGGATGCGCTGCGGGTTTTCGACGTAATTTTCGTGATGGTGGGGGTCAATACCGCTACCCGAAGCCTGGCCATTTACAACCGCCAGACCCTGATTGACTTTCAGGATCTGGGTTACGGTTCTGCGGTATCGGTGGCGATTTTGGTGATCATCTTTATCTTTGTGGTGCTCTACATGCGCGTAGCCGGAAAGGGGGTGCGCGGTGAGGACTAG